The Strix aluco isolate bStrAlu1 chromosome 1, bStrAlu1.hap1, whole genome shotgun sequence genome has a window encoding:
- the LOC141919792 gene encoding LOW QUALITY PROTEIN: collagen alpha-6(VI) chain-like (The sequence of the model RefSeq protein was modified relative to this genomic sequence to represent the inferred CDS: inserted 4 bases in 2 codons; substituted 3 bases at 3 genomic stop codons): MKLQSDLEQAWMWQPLLKSARISDVDQVNICLEPHTTDTVLLLPGQQDTENYAFPYMKDFISKLIYSLPLESNQHHLALVQYNDDVQEEFELDTYKTKKLIHVQEMQALQGGLLKTGNTSRYIYEREWDLPMFSKNASNIIAEFQMDNIKKVEGCLDTEAADIYLLIDGSSSLECLDFVDMKNFLKEMIRLFDIGINKVQFELMQFSHFSEPEFELNKLXLIKGIENIWQIGGNTSTGXALAYMKPLFEKARRQXGDTVPCHLVLLTNRRSQDSVKEPAVKLREDQINIYAIGVREANITQHYEIAGVKNRVYFVHNFDLVKDIKNEVVGEICTMEVCKEVKANVMFLVDSSASIGNENFLKMKNFMRELVNRTDVGADRVQIGVVQFSCKPKEEFKVNTYSTKRDILSATDRTSPFQSTTLTGEALKFMLKYFXKRVTSHSXKVLILITDRESQDEVKAPATVLQDKGIITYSVGVFNTNKTQLEEIRVKREIAFYVENFDILSQIKAISFLTFAVARSPPDDMNLSCITCQIKRPSQFNVEFLQSVWKTFQNEDKTRQKVLLVFSDGVDEDLKALEQKAEEEYLL; this comes from the exons ATGAAGTTGCAGTCTGATCTTGAGCAAGCATGGATGTGGCAGCCTCTGTTAAAATCAGCAAGAATTTCAGATGTTGATCAAGTCAACATTTGTCTAGAACCCC ATACTACAGATACTGTCCTGTTGCTTCCTGGCCAACAGGACACAGAAAATTACGCATTTCCTTACATGAAAGACTTTATTAGCAAATTGATATACAGTCTGCCACTGGAATCTAACCAACACCATCTTGCACTTGTCCAGTACAATGATGATGTTCAAGAAGAGTTTGAACTGGACACgtataaaacaaaaaagctgataCATGTGCAAGAAATGCAGGCATTGCAAGGTGGGCTGCTAAAAACTGGCAACACCTCCCGTTACATTTatgaaag GGAATGGGACCTCCCTATGTTTTCTAAAAATGCCTCCAATATTATTGCAGAGTTCCAAATGGATAACATTAAAAAAGTAGAAG GATGCCTGGACACAGAAGCAGCTGATATTTATTTGCTCATTGATGGTTCATCAAGTCTTGAGTGCTTGGATTTTGTGGATATGAAGAATTTTTTGAAGGAAATGATTAGGCTGTTTGACATAGGAATTAATAAAGTTCAGTTTGAACTCATGCAGTTCTCACATTTCAGTGAACCAGAGTTTGAacttaataaatt tttgataAAAGGGATTGAAAATATTTGGCAAATAGGTGGAAATACCAGTACAGGGTGAGCTCTAGCTTACATGAAGCCATTGTTTGAAAAGGCCAGGAGGCAATGAGGAGACACAGTGCCTTGCCATCTCGTTCTTCTCACGAACAGAAGGTCACAGGACAGTGTGAAGGAACCAGCCGTGAAACTCAGGGAAGACCAGATTAACATTTATGCCATTGGTGTGAGGGAGGCTAATATAACTCAGCATTACGAGATTGCAGGAGTGAAAAACAGAGTGTATTTTGTACATAACTTTGACTTGgtgaaagacattaaaaatgaagttgtCGGGGAGATCTGTACCATGGAAG TCTGCAAGGAAGTGAAAGCTAATGTCATGTTTCTAGTGGACAGTTCTGCAAGTATTGGAAATGAgaattttctgaaaatgaaaaacttcATGAGAGAGCTGGTGAACAGAACAGATGTTGGTGCAGACAGAGTGCAGATTGGTGTTGTCCAGTTCAGCTGCAAACCAAAGGAAGAGTTCAAGGTCAACACCTACTCCACCAAAAGAGATATCCTCAGTGCTACTGATAGGACATCTCCCTTTCAATCTACCACACTGACAGGAGAGGCACTGAAATTCATGCTTAAATACTT CAAGCGAGTCACGTCACACAGTTAAAAAGTTCTCATCCTGATCACAGATCGGGAATCACAAGATGAAGTTAAAGCCCCTGCCACAGTACTCCAAGATAAAGGCATTATCACCTACTCTGTTGGAGTTTTTAACACGAACAAAACTCAGCTTGAAGAGATTCGTGTGAAGCGTGAGATAGCATTCTATGTTGAAAATTTTGATATTCTGAGCCAGATAAAAGCGATCTCATTTTTGACATTTGCAGTAGCCCGTAGTCCTCCTGATGATA TGAATCTCTCCTGCATAACCTGTCAGATCAAGAGACCATCCCAATTTAATGTTGAATTCTTGCAGTCAGTctggaaaacatttcagaatgagGATAAGACCCGACAAAAG GTATTACTTGTGTTTTCAGATGGCGTGGATGAGGACTTAAAAGCACTCGaacaaaaagctgaagaagagTATCTACTTTAG